A DNA window from Providencia huaxiensis contains the following coding sequences:
- a CDS encoding Mor transcription activator family protein has product MDLKAVEHLLPETLRHIAGLIGYSDTLKLIEVFGGTTFVFTKTTDTERFKQLLHVIGEHNSVTLQSHFCGTEIYIPNASVAMREWRNQRFISEYNALLKGGLSGVKAVIKLCPKFGFSDRHAWDLLSRHKQSAILTAKQPNLF; this is encoded by the coding sequence ATGGATCTCAAAGCCGTTGAACATTTACTCCCTGAAACATTACGGCATATTGCGGGGTTAATTGGGTATTCAGACACATTAAAATTAATCGAAGTCTTTGGCGGAACAACGTTTGTTTTCACAAAGACAACGGATACAGAACGCTTTAAGCAACTATTACACGTTATTGGTGAGCATAATTCAGTCACGCTTCAATCTCATTTTTGTGGTACTGAAATTTATATTCCTAATGCTTCAGTCGCCATGCGTGAATGGCGTAACCAACGATTTATCAGTGAATATAACGCCCTTTTAAAGGGCGGTTTATCAGGTGTTAAAGCCGTTATAAAACTGTGCCCTAAGTTTGGTTTTAGTGATCGCCATGCGTGGGACTTATTATCACGACATAAACAATCTGCTATCCTAACCGCAAAACAACCGAATTTATTTTGA
- a CDS encoding gp16 family protein — translation MASPNAKILIGIIKAAQQYLKLDDETYRSILVRMTGKNSAKKLTLDELSQVRDYLHDQGYPRKSKRKYGRHPSVPATREAILSKIEALLSDAKRPWSYAEAMAKRMFDREKIEWLTFDELSNLMKALIIDAKRRAKNGSQSR, via the coding sequence ATGGCATCCCCTAACGCAAAGATATTAATTGGTATCATCAAAGCAGCTCAACAGTACCTTAAATTAGATGATGAAACCTATCGCAGTATTCTGGTTCGTATGACGGGTAAAAATTCCGCTAAAAAATTAACGCTAGACGAGTTAAGCCAAGTCCGTGACTATCTTCATGACCAAGGTTATCCGCGCAAAAGTAAGCGTAAATACGGGCGTCACCCTAGTGTCCCTGCAACAAGGGAAGCTATTTTGAGTAAAATTGAGGCGTTGCTTTCTGATGCAAAGCGTCCTTGGTCATATGCAGAGGCAATGGCTAAGCGTATGTTTGACCGTGAAAAAATTGAGTGGTTAACGTTTGATGAGTTATCTAACTTAATGAAAGCCTTAATCATTGATGCAAAACGGAGGGCGAAAAATGGATCTCAAAGCCGTTGA
- a CDS encoding ANR family transcriptional regulator, with protein sequence MSFIHYATSAAIAERKELFAEAHKNWVDAVRLARKEVNRRWAECRADYCLKSSGGHRVQTNSQTV encoded by the coding sequence ATGTCATTTATTCATTATGCAACAAGCGCAGCGATTGCAGAACGTAAAGAATTATTTGCTGAAGCACATAAAAATTGGGTTGATGCTGTCCGCCTAGCACGTAAAGAAGTAAATCGCAGATGGGCGGAATGTCGTGCTGATTACTGTCTCAAATCGTCTGGAGGTCATCGTGTCCAAACTAACAGCCAAACAGTTTAA
- a CDS encoding DUF3164 family protein, translated as MHTNPKQFTQHEVIENYWRDAKGILTPIDLIKPIDMQRDALVGELVTQAQQISELLRQFKIAAFGDIEAFIALSAEQFGVNVGGKKGNVTLYSFDGRYKIQRAIQDRIAFDERLQGAKTLIDECLKDWVQGAKPEIHSIIDQAFAVDKEGNINTGAVLSLRRLDIKDTRWISAMEAIGEAIQVVGSRQYVRIYERVGDSDQYAPISLDIAGV; from the coding sequence ATGCACACTAATCCAAAACAATTTACACAACATGAAGTAATCGAGAACTACTGGCGCGATGCGAAAGGCATTTTAACCCCTATTGATTTAATTAAGCCCATTGATATGCAGCGTGACGCATTGGTTGGTGAATTAGTCACTCAAGCTCAACAAATCAGTGAGTTATTACGTCAATTTAAAATTGCTGCTTTCGGTGATATTGAGGCATTTATCGCACTGTCTGCCGAACAATTCGGCGTTAATGTAGGAGGTAAAAAAGGCAATGTTACACTGTATTCATTCGATGGCCGCTACAAAATCCAACGTGCGATACAAGACCGTATTGCTTTTGATGAGCGTTTACAAGGTGCTAAGACTTTAATTGATGAGTGTTTAAAAGATTGGGTACAGGGTGCAAAACCAGAAATTCATTCCATTATTGACCAGGCCTTTGCCGTTGATAAAGAAGGCAATATTAATACAGGTGCTGTGCTTTCATTACGCCGCTTAGATATTAAAGATACGCGCTGGATTAGCGCGATGGAGGCGATTGGGGAAGCAATTCAAGTCGTTGGTAGTCGTCAGTATGTCCGTATTTATGAGCGGGTTGGTGATAGTGATCAGTATGCCCCTATTTCACTTGATATTGCGGGAGTGTGA
- a CDS encoding AAA family ATPase has protein sequence MSIVNELTTMMNNKGWSQAQAARGIGVSTAVINQFLQNKYNGDVNAVEEKVRQFISREQERDKSRRIKPVYVDTLMARKGRDVIRMAHMDSDINVIYGDAGMGKTMIIRQYAKENLNAVLIEADPGYTARVVLEELCNKLGLSKRGNMHELSESIIQNLRDSGRIILVDEAENLPYRALETLRRIHDKSGVGIVLAGMPRLILNLKGKRGEYKQLYSRVGFALRMGESLPEDDITNMITTMLPEASEPEVLNALYKACKGNARRLFKFLRGISNGSQISGQPIDVQMVHEFSEMLIN, from the coding sequence ATGTCTATCGTTAATGAACTTACCACGATGATGAATAACAAAGGCTGGTCACAAGCTCAAGCGGCTCGCGGTATAGGAGTCAGTACGGCCGTAATTAATCAGTTTTTGCAAAATAAGTATAACGGCGATGTTAATGCGGTAGAAGAAAAAGTCCGTCAGTTCATATCTCGTGAACAAGAGCGTGATAAATCACGTCGTATTAAGCCTGTCTATGTTGATACGTTAATGGCACGTAAAGGGCGTGATGTTATCCGTATGGCGCACATGGATAGTGATATTAACGTTATCTATGGTGATGCAGGTATGGGTAAAACCATGATTATTCGTCAGTACGCCAAAGAAAATTTAAATGCAGTGCTTATCGAAGCTGACCCAGGTTATACCGCTCGTGTTGTTTTGGAGGAGCTGTGCAACAAATTGGGTTTAAGTAAGCGTGGCAACATGCACGAATTGAGCGAATCCATTATACAAAATCTGCGTGATTCGGGGCGCATTATCTTAGTCGATGAAGCGGAAAACTTACCTTACCGCGCCTTAGAAACCTTGCGCCGTATCCATGATAAATCAGGGGTTGGTATTGTGCTCGCAGGTATGCCTCGCTTGATTCTTAACTTAAAAGGTAAGCGTGGAGAGTATAAGCAATTATATAGCCGTGTGGGCTTTGCTTTACGCATGGGGGAATCATTACCCGAAGATGATATCACTAACATGATCACAACCATGTTACCGGAAGCGTCTGAACCAGAAGTATTAAATGCCCTTTATAAAGCGTGTAAAGGTAATGCTCGCCGTTTGTTTAAGTTCTTACGCGGTATATCTAATGGTAGCCAAATTAGTGGTCAACCTATTGATGTTCAAATGGTTCATGAGTTCTCGGAAATGTTGATTAATTAG
- a CDS encoding Mu transposase C-terminal domain-containing protein — translation MSIWLTAKECVGLPDFPTRVQNIRSRLDKYSGENENLRRRRTGTKAFEYHIDCLPEAAQEVIKQRHFNAVLEQKKTDNALEKTVSNTSVKPVDELALMRQCPALLEREVSSLTADQKSIADARATLALEVLSLIYAGDTRIGAVTRISEQSRKGILPMTLQQAADNANARKGTTRRGVSIRSLQEWVTLYQSTNNGDERLALLAPGHHKETRPEQVSWLPMFLSHHRNVNGPSLMAAYRTFTEEWQEHYADQPTMLDVMPSYYAVRRVMDKLPKRERARGRVTGSAARALETYQKRDWSQMPVNGCWISDGKSMNMKVAHPIHGRPFTPELTLVLDGRTRFLVGWSLDLSENVIAVASAYRHGMKYHGKPLFTYSDNGGGEKNKTLDADITGIFPRLGIKHMTGIPGNPQARGIIERLNAVIPRRVAQQFQTYNGLGADREHVRITSRRIESAVKAIESNKELNPVQKGALAKLPSWQQLLDAIEVEVQRYNYEHEHSELPKRNGRHLTPAAYREEVLAAEGDEIEYLTEIELREMFMPEVIRKAQRGWIEFNNNEYFAEDLILVDGDEVRVAYDIHDAKEVIIRKLDGTYVCTAIWNGNKVAAVPTTQMDKAIEDRRKRRMTRVEDKIREIEAEARPLIDTKPTPDFGGFIPADEPITTPRKPITFLQSEYEYLSAKAGNQ, via the coding sequence ATGTCTATTTGGCTTACCGCTAAAGAATGCGTTGGACTACCGGACTTTCCGACGCGGGTGCAAAATATTCGTAGCCGCCTAGACAAGTATTCAGGTGAAAACGAAAACTTACGTCGCCGTAGAACGGGAACAAAAGCTTTTGAGTATCACATTGATTGCTTGCCAGAGGCGGCGCAGGAAGTTATCAAACAACGTCATTTTAATGCAGTTCTTGAGCAGAAAAAAACGGATAACGCACTCGAAAAAACGGTATCAAATACCAGCGTTAAACCCGTTGATGAGTTGGCTTTAATGCGCCAGTGCCCTGCATTGTTAGAGCGTGAAGTTTCATCGTTAACCGCAGATCAAAAAAGCATTGCTGACGCGAGAGCAACATTAGCCTTAGAAGTGCTTTCTTTGATTTATGCAGGCGATACACGCATTGGGGCGGTGACACGTATTTCTGAACAGTCCCGCAAAGGTATTTTACCTATGACGTTACAGCAAGCTGCGGATAATGCGAATGCGCGTAAAGGGACAACCCGCCGAGGCGTGAGCATCCGCTCTTTACAGGAATGGGTCACATTGTATCAGAGTACCAATAATGGTGATGAGCGATTGGCGTTACTGGCACCCGGTCACCATAAAGAGACACGTCCTGAGCAGGTCTCATGGCTACCGATGTTCTTATCACATCATCGTAATGTGAATGGCCCATCGTTGATGGCAGCGTACCGCACATTCACCGAAGAGTGGCAGGAGCACTACGCAGACCAGCCTACTATGTTGGATGTTATGCCCTCTTATTATGCTGTTCGCCGCGTCATGGATAAATTACCAAAACGCGAACGAGCACGAGGACGCGTGACAGGTTCGGCAGCTCGCGCATTAGAAACTTATCAAAAGCGTGACTGGTCACAGATGCCAGTAAATGGTTGTTGGATATCAGATGGTAAGTCCATGAATATGAAAGTGGCTCATCCTATTCACGGACGCCCATTTACACCTGAATTAACGTTGGTTTTAGATGGTCGGACACGCTTTCTTGTGGGTTGGAGTTTGGACTTATCAGAGAACGTGATCGCCGTTGCATCGGCTTATCGCCACGGCATGAAATACCATGGCAAGCCATTATTTACCTATTCAGATAATGGTGGTGGTGAGAAAAACAAAACGTTAGATGCTGATATTACAGGTATTTTCCCTCGCTTAGGTATCAAGCATATGACGGGTATTCCTGGTAACCCACAAGCACGCGGGATTATTGAGCGTCTCAATGCGGTTATTCCCCGTCGAGTAGCTCAGCAGTTTCAAACTTACAATGGATTAGGTGCAGACAGAGAACATGTGCGTATTACCAGCCGTCGTATCGAGTCTGCTGTAAAAGCTATCGAGAGCAATAAAGAACTTAATCCAGTGCAAAAAGGTGCATTAGCTAAGCTTCCGAGTTGGCAGCAGCTACTTGATGCTATTGAGGTTGAAGTACAGCGTTATAACTATGAGCATGAGCACAGCGAATTACCTAAACGCAACGGTCGCCATTTAACCCCTGCGGCTTACCGCGAAGAAGTGTTAGCTGCTGAAGGCGATGAAATCGAATATCTCACTGAAATTGAATTACGCGAGATGTTTATGCCTGAAGTCATTAGAAAGGCACAGCGCGGTTGGATTGAGTTTAATAACAACGAGTATTTTGCCGAAGACTTGATCCTCGTTGATGGTGACGAAGTTCGTGTGGCTTATGACATTCATGATGCGAAGGAAGTCATTATTCGCAAACTGGATGGAACCTATGTCTGCACCGCAATATGGAACGGTAACAAAGTGGCCGCAGTACCAACCACACAAATGGATAAAGCCATTGAAGACCGTCGTAAACGCCGTATGACTCGTGTCGAAGATAAGATACGTGAGATTGAGGCTGAGGCTCGCCCACTAATTGATACGAAGCCTACGCCTGATTTTGGTGGTTTTATTCCTGCGGATGAACCTATCACGACACCAAGAAAACCGATTACGTTTTTACAATCTGAATATGAATACTTATCTGCGAAAGCAGGTAACCAATAA
- a CDS encoding helix-turn-helix domain-containing protein: protein MQLSRQDLTHLFVREGHDWSSKAIYTALEQRGVDLSSLEIEHGLKTGTMRNVFYRSYPKVEEIIAEVIGIEPAVIWPSRYHVTPHFSNLKTA, encoded by the coding sequence ATGCAGCTTTCTAGGCAAGATTTGACACATTTATTTGTGCGCGAAGGTCATGACTGGTCGAGTAAGGCAATTTATACGGCACTTGAGCAGCGTGGAGTGGATTTATCCTCATTAGAAATTGAACACGGTTTAAAGACTGGAACCATGCGTAATGTCTTCTATCGTTCTTATCCAAAAGTAGAAGAGATCATCGCAGAGGTGATTGGTATTGAACCTGCTGTTATCTGGCCGAGTCGTTATCACGTAACGCCTCATTTCTCTAACCTCAAAACAGCTTGA
- a CDS encoding helix-turn-helix domain-containing protein, with protein MSDSYNEKSEDKTKIRDRIISTTPIVRFGERLKEAMNGITNVELAKRTGMSEATIRKYIAGKIFPTIDSLAIVADACGVSFSWLAFGEEPDENNSSKYTEQKDDFNNEILTAFNRLSHSERELVVEYIYREGINNLVRIAASHTPVLGNDMMLPIVEALPLRPVLKSAIKIGLANNGEYDKEILRILEKIESSSQSNSLAKDKVG; from the coding sequence ATGTCAGATAGTTACAATGAAAAGTCCGAAGATAAGACAAAAATTCGCGATCGGATTATTAGTACGACACCAATAGTCCGCTTTGGTGAAAGGCTCAAGGAGGCGATGAATGGAATAACAAATGTTGAGTTGGCTAAGCGAACAGGAATGTCAGAAGCTACGATTCGAAAATATATTGCAGGTAAAATTTTCCCAACAATTGATAGCTTAGCCATTGTTGCAGATGCATGTGGAGTTTCTTTTTCTTGGTTAGCATTTGGCGAAGAACCTGATGAAAATAATAGTTCGAAATACACAGAACAAAAAGACGATTTCAACAACGAGATTCTAACGGCATTTAACCGATTATCGCATAGTGAACGTGAGTTAGTTGTTGAATATATCTATAGGGAAGGAATTAATAATTTAGTGAGAATAGCCGCATCCCACACACCTGTTTTGGGTAACGATATGATGCTTCCGATAGTTGAAGCATTGCCTTTACGCCCTGTTTTAAAGAGTGCTATTAAAATAGGATTAGCTAATAATGGGGAATATGACAAAGAGATTTTACGCATTCTTGAAAAAATCGAGTCCAGCAGCCAAAGCAATAGTTTAGCCAAGGATAAGGTAGGATGA
- the pdxR gene encoding MocR-like pyridoxine biosynthesis transcription factor PdxR produces MRRQQHAQFPLLLLEEGYIKENVYHTIRNAILDGRIAVGIKLPSSRALAEMMSISRNSVIAGFERLIDEGYIYSKKGSGTYVSPHIPDELVGTIDSTKQNDQSRYPALNLNPKVSTLTNLWEKSRPDTNKYQMFNIGIGCVDQFPHELWGRLLGRVWRKSKQPIAHFNHPDGYTPLKNLLVDYVRSTRGVHCKPQQIIIVNGTQQAINLVAKILLQQGDKVWLDDPGYDSARAIFTAAGADIAAISSDREGMDIAYGAKHHETAKLIYTTPSHQFPLGTTLSLPRRLALLDWAQQNNAWIFEDDYNSEFRFLSKPIQALQGLDNHQRVIYAGTFSKMMYPGFRLGFLIVPEILSEAFTMMKYYSDSHCGYLEQAALAQFIQEGHYARHVRKIRKICYDRQNTFINAINHYLPHLFNVQMTDSGIHTVCWVKDGYDTNVILNQCRLLGFGAQPLSRYCIQSPHQNAILFGYAAHCEDEIISNIKLLSEQLTNIYPS; encoded by the coding sequence GCCGAAATGATGTCGATCTCACGAAACTCGGTCATTGCTGGGTTTGAACGATTAATTGATGAAGGATATATTTATTCAAAAAAAGGCTCGGGAACTTATGTTTCTCCCCACATTCCTGATGAATTAGTTGGTACCATAGATAGTACTAAGCAGAATGACCAATCTAGATATCCTGCATTAAATCTGAATCCTAAAGTTTCTACTTTAACGAACTTATGGGAAAAATCGCGCCCGGACACCAACAAGTACCAAATGTTTAATATTGGTATTGGCTGTGTTGACCAATTTCCACATGAATTATGGGGAAGACTACTAGGCCGTGTTTGGCGTAAATCCAAACAGCCTATTGCACATTTTAATCATCCTGATGGATATACACCGCTAAAAAACTTATTGGTAGATTACGTCCGTTCGACTCGCGGGGTTCACTGCAAACCACAACAAATTATTATTGTTAATGGGACGCAACAAGCCATTAATTTAGTAGCAAAAATCTTATTACAGCAAGGGGACAAAGTATGGTTAGATGACCCTGGTTATGATAGCGCCAGAGCTATTTTCACCGCTGCAGGTGCTGATATTGCTGCTATTTCATCTGACAGAGAAGGAATGGATATTGCCTACGGTGCAAAACACCATGAAACAGCAAAATTAATTTATACCACGCCTTCTCACCAGTTTCCGCTAGGCACAACCCTCAGCTTACCGCGGCGTTTAGCATTATTGGATTGGGCACAACAAAACAACGCATGGATTTTTGAAGATGACTACAACAGTGAATTTCGCTTTTTATCAAAGCCAATTCAAGCGCTACAAGGCTTAGATAATCATCAACGTGTTATTTATGCAGGGACGTTTTCTAAAATGATGTATCCTGGCTTTCGTTTAGGTTTCTTAATTGTGCCAGAAATTCTGAGTGAAGCATTCACCATGATGAAATATTATAGCGATAGCCATTGTGGTTATTTAGAACAGGCCGCTTTAGCCCAGTTTATCCAAGAAGGCCACTATGCACGCCATGTCAGAAAAATACGGAAGATATGCTACGATAGGCAAAATACGTTTATCAATGCCATTAATCACTATCTCCCTCACCTATTTAATGTACAAATGACGGATTCAGGCATTCATACTGTCTGTTGGGTTAAAGACGGTTATGATACTAACGTGATCCTTAACCAATGCCGTCTGTTAGGCTTTGGAGCACAACCGTTATCGCGCTACTGTATTCAAAGTCCTCACCAAAATGCAATTCTATTTGGCTATGCTGCTCATTGCGAAGACGAGATAATTAGCAATATAAAATTACTTAGTGAACAATTGACTAATATATACCCTAGTTAA